The Metabacillus litoralis genome contains a region encoding:
- a CDS encoding GntR family transcriptional regulator encodes MIQIDPRSSTPIYEQIIQQMKELCFKGVLKSGDKLPSVRELSTMIVANPNTVSKAYKELERQGIIETLRGRGTFVSENTGESLDERKMEMIKDQLKPLIIDAFYAGIDFNHIHEWIDEIRKEVGGDSHATNKKTDKNT; translated from the coding sequence ATGATCCAAATAGATCCGAGAAGTTCAACTCCCATTTATGAGCAAATTATTCAGCAGATGAAGGAGCTATGTTTTAAAGGGGTATTAAAGTCTGGTGACAAGCTTCCATCTGTTCGAGAATTATCCACCATGATTGTTGCAAACCCAAACACTGTTAGTAAGGCTTATAAGGAGCTTGAAAGACAAGGGATAATTGAGACATTACGTGGGCGTGGAACCTTTGTGTCAGAAAATACGGGAGAATCTCTAGATGAAAGGAAGATGGAAATGATTAAGGACCAATTAAAGCCGCTAATTATTGATGCGTTTTATGCTGGTATTGACTTTAACCATATTCATGAGTGGATTGATGAAATCAGGAAGGAAGTAGGGGGTGATTCCCATGCTACAAATAAAAAAACTGACAAAAACACTTGA
- a CDS encoding YtzC family protein — translation MATRQSVNEYLQRCTDAIEYAREQYKGGAQQEHYNETEYTKALQGLEDSVNEINHLSLSANDQQQDQLYRMRLQLQELQNKMILKGDAER, via the coding sequence ATGGCAACAAGACAATCAGTTAATGAATATTTACAACGCTGTACGGACGCAATTGAATATGCTCGTGAACAATATAAAGGTGGAGCGCAACAAGAGCATTACAATGAGACAGAATATACAAAAGCACTTCAAGGGTTAGAAGATTCTGTTAACGAAATTAATCATCTTTCATTAAGTGCAAATGATCAGCAGCAAGATCAGCTTTATCGTATGAGATTGCAACTTCAAGAACTCCAAAATAAGATGATTCTTAAAGGAGATGCTGAGCGATGA
- a CDS encoding ABC transporter ATP-binding protein → MIEVRNLSHSFKVGKKGAEKEIPVLKNVTFNIKQGEIATIVGRSGSGKSTLLNLISGYISPTEGELIIHEKNVTNFNEKEWAKFRLNHFGFIFQSFQLIPSLTTFENVELPLTLKGVPSPERKKQVMDLLQNVGLHEHASHYPNELSGGQQQRVSIARALITKPSIILADEPTGSLDTETELEILELIRHLNTEKGITFCIITHDDEVAKISNHQFHLQDGVLSKGGAFVEV, encoded by the coding sequence ATGATTGAGGTTCGGAACTTGAGTCATTCCTTTAAAGTAGGGAAAAAAGGAGCGGAAAAAGAAATTCCGGTTTTGAAAAATGTAACATTTAACATAAAGCAAGGTGAGATCGCGACAATTGTTGGTCGAAGTGGTTCTGGAAAATCCACTTTGCTGAATTTAATCTCAGGTTATATATCGCCAACTGAGGGCGAATTGATCATTCATGAAAAGAATGTAACAAACTTTAATGAAAAAGAATGGGCAAAGTTTCGATTGAATCACTTCGGTTTTATTTTTCAAAGCTTTCAGCTCATTCCAAGTTTAACGACATTTGAGAATGTTGAGCTTCCTCTTACCTTAAAAGGGGTACCTTCCCCTGAGCGAAAAAAACAAGTCATGGATTTATTACAAAATGTAGGGTTACATGAACACGCGAGTCACTATCCAAATGAATTATCAGGGGGGCAACAACAACGCGTAAGTATTGCACGAGCTTTAATTACAAAGCCAAGTATTATTCTAGCTGATGAACCAACTGGAAGTCTTGATACAGAAACTGAATTAGAAATATTAGAGTTAATAAGACACTTAAACACAGAAAAAGGAATTACATTTTGTATTATTACACACGATGATGAAGTAGCGAAAATAAGCAATCATCAATTCCATTTACAAGATGGAGTGCTGTCAAAAGGTGGTGCCTTCGTTGAAGTTTAA
- a CDS encoding ABC transporter permease subunit — MVAPDLLKHEIKKHWVQLFIMVLFISFLLPAQIWLEYLNVININDLPEDLKEIDLQHFGSAFLLCVFVITLAIVQIGVERSNGNMEFNLSLPFSRGSIYLTKWSVGAVSIVLSWVIAFTITAILILFIDIPVLYFTEFYLYLLGALLLLYSVTFAAGAFTGNPLAQGLVALTVSVFPILVFGLTLIQIGILFYPEINIDHSFESAVYNLSPISYLFFTYGHYPVKSLFLPFIISLLFFSIGYYAFQKHPFERNGSFFVWRWMERPAQVIVIILGILGFSTLGYISSSQEDMVGYIIGAAIGAGIGFIISYFAIYKKQK; from the coding sequence ATGGTAGCTCCTGATTTATTAAAACATGAAATAAAAAAACATTGGGTTCAGTTATTCATCATGGTTCTCTTTATTTCGTTTCTTCTACCAGCACAAATTTGGCTGGAGTATTTAAATGTAATAAATATAAATGATCTTCCTGAAGATTTAAAAGAGATTGATCTTCAACATTTTGGTTCAGCATTTTTATTGTGTGTTTTTGTTATAACATTAGCCATTGTGCAAATTGGTGTGGAGAGAAGTAATGGAAATATGGAATTTAATCTATCGCTACCTTTTTCAAGGGGAAGTATTTACCTAACGAAATGGAGTGTAGGTGCCGTAAGTATTGTTTTAAGTTGGGTCATTGCATTTACAATAACGGCTATATTAATCCTATTTATAGACATTCCCGTTCTTTATTTTACAGAGTTTTATTTGTATTTATTGGGTGCATTGTTGCTACTGTATAGTGTTACATTTGCTGCGGGAGCGTTTACTGGTAACCCATTGGCTCAAGGATTAGTTGCATTAACAGTGAGTGTATTTCCGATTCTTGTATTTGGATTAACGCTAATTCAAATTGGAATACTATTTTACCCTGAAATTAACATTGATCACTCATTTGAATCTGCTGTTTACAATCTATCACCTATTTCTTATTTGTTTTTTACGTATGGTCATTACCCTGTTAAGAGTCTATTTTTACCTTTTATTATTAGTTTACTATTTTTTAGCATTGGTTATTATGCTTTTCAAAAGCATCCTTTTGAACGAAACGGCTCATTCTTTGTGTGGAGATGGATGGAAAGACCTGCCCAAGTCATCGTTATTATTCTAGGAATCTTAGGATTCAGTACATTGGGGTATATTTCTTCATCCCAAGAGGATATGGTCGGTTACATCATTGGAGCTGCAATCGGTGCAGGTATTGGATTTATCATTAGTTATTTTGCCATCTATAAAAAACAAAAATAA
- a CDS encoding ABC transporter ATP-binding protein, whose amino-acid sequence MLQIKKLTKTLDGVEVLKEIDLTLESGEIFGLLGRNGSGKTTLLRCIQQIIQPDKGEVLFENVAIFDHPLVKRKVIYMPVQNPAYDRYNYKQLVRTLRTLYPDFDVTYANELMNRYGVPETKKYRELSTGLKKQLGLILAFAIRPAVILLDEPTDGIDAVTRHDLLQLMIDEVAHRDTTILLTSHRLEDIERICNRIAFLEDNQLADVLNVDDLKENYVKLQLAFDQDLLLEMRKKGIPVLESTGVFYTVVLKQEDQENHEWLRSLEPRIWNELPVSLEEIFIAKFGGKRRW is encoded by the coding sequence ATGCTACAAATAAAAAAACTGACAAAAACACTTGATGGAGTTGAGGTTCTTAAGGAGATCGACCTTACTCTTGAATCAGGTGAAATATTTGGCTTATTAGGAAGAAATGGTTCTGGAAAAACAACCTTATTACGGTGCATACAACAAATTATTCAACCAGACAAAGGTGAAGTGCTGTTTGAAAATGTGGCAATTTTTGATCATCCGCTTGTAAAAAGAAAAGTGATATATATGCCAGTTCAAAATCCTGCCTATGATCGGTATAACTATAAACAGCTTGTTAGAACACTCCGTACACTCTACCCGGACTTTGACGTAACTTATGCAAATGAACTAATGAATCGCTACGGAGTCCCGGAAACAAAAAAATATCGTGAACTTTCAACAGGGTTAAAAAAACAATTGGGGCTTATTCTTGCATTTGCGATCCGTCCTGCTGTTATTTTACTTGACGAGCCAACAGATGGAATTGATGCAGTAACAAGACATGATCTTTTGCAATTAATGATTGATGAAGTTGCTCATAGAGATACGACGATTTTACTAACTTCACACAGACTAGAAGACATCGAACGAATTTGTAATCGCATTGCTTTTTTAGAAGATAATCAGCTCGCAGATGTGTTGAATGTAGATGATTTAAAGGAGAATTATGTGAAATTACAACTGGCTTTCGATCAAGATTTATTGTTAGAGATGAGAAAGAAGGGCATTCCAGTCTTAGAGTCCACCGGTGTTTTTTATACAGTTGTCCTCAAGCAGGAGGATCAAGAAAATCATGAATGGTTACGCTCACTTGAACCTAGAATTTGGAATGAACTTCCGGTAAGTCTTGAAGAAATCTTTATTGCAAAGTTTGGAGGGAAGCGAAGATGGTAG
- a CDS encoding glycogen biosynthesis protein GlgD: protein MKKRSKQNNPEQKTKNGVNSNDLELGQDYDPIKETKAKNAKKGQPIKSKQRVEDEL, encoded by the coding sequence ATGAAAAAACGATCAAAGCAAAATAACCCTGAGCAAAAAACAAAGAACGGTGTTAACAGCAATGATCTAGAGCTTGGTCAAGATTATGATCCAATAAAAGAAACAAAAGCTAAAAATGCAAAAAAGGGTCAACCAATTAAATCTAAGCAAAGAGTAGAAGATGAGTTATAA
- a CDS encoding ABC transporter permease, producing the protein MKFNDQLKLMLKNMKKNRLRVFMTILATTMACAFLIVLASIGFGVQKSMTEEIQSQQIITEVSVSGKQTEKEGYQQINKGHLEDLSKTENVTAVVRRNSIDLPVEVSLEDRKGEVWPTITNMQEELKANLSLEKGKVPQADNEIIVGYHFAKALLTENEKNEYQKKMESSPNEPAKEPTGYQGDLVGKEITMTITKETEEGKEEKKSFTFKIAGVGEAPARDWMQDQSIYINDVLREEILSFAMPVEEGSQVSEIPYSEVYVYASNLEAVEQVTTDLKDKDYMVYSITEELDSINLFFTFFKAGLIFVGTIAVIIASIGIFNTMTMAVTERTQEIGIMKALGAQPGIIRRLFLMESAYIGIIGATIGVLISYAISFAANKLLPIILQSATGGGTSEIDFTFSYIPISLVVISVAISIGVAMISGLRPAVKATNINVLAALRREL; encoded by the coding sequence TTGAAGTTTAATGATCAATTAAAATTAATGTTGAAAAATATGAAGAAAAACCGTCTTAGGGTGTTTATGACCATTTTAGCAACCACAATGGCATGTGCCTTTTTGATTGTTCTGGCTTCAATTGGATTCGGTGTTCAAAAGAGCATGACGGAAGAAATACAATCGCAGCAGATTATTACAGAAGTTTCTGTTTCAGGAAAACAAACGGAGAAGGAAGGATATCAACAAATTAATAAGGGGCATCTAGAAGATCTAAGTAAAACCGAAAATGTAACAGCGGTTGTCCGCCGTAACTCGATTGACCTTCCGGTGGAGGTTTCACTCGAGGACAGAAAAGGAGAAGTTTGGCCTACAATAACAAATATGCAAGAAGAGTTAAAGGCTAATCTGTCATTGGAAAAAGGAAAAGTACCACAAGCGGACAACGAAATCATTGTTGGATATCATTTTGCCAAAGCTCTTTTAACAGAAAATGAAAAGAATGAATATCAGAAGAAGATGGAATCTTCACCAAATGAGCCTGCTAAAGAGCCAACAGGATACCAAGGAGATCTTGTAGGTAAAGAGATTACAATGACTATTACGAAGGAAACAGAAGAAGGAAAAGAAGAGAAAAAGTCATTTACTTTTAAAATTGCAGGAGTGGGAGAAGCACCTGCACGGGACTGGATGCAGGATCAAAGCATTTATATAAATGATGTGCTTCGAGAGGAAATCCTTTCCTTTGCAATGCCTGTAGAAGAAGGAAGTCAGGTGAGTGAAATTCCCTATAGCGAAGTTTATGTCTATGCATCTAACTTGGAGGCAGTAGAACAGGTGACAACTGACCTTAAAGACAAGGATTATATGGTTTATTCAATAACGGAAGAATTGGATAGTATAAACTTATTTTTTACCTTTTTTAAGGCTGGATTAATATTTGTTGGAACAATCGCAGTTATTATAGCATCAATTGGGATCTTTAATACGATGACAATGGCTGTAACAGAAAGAACTCAGGAAATAGGAATTATGAAGGCATTAGGTGCACAACCAGGAATTATTAGAAGGTTGTTTTTAATGGAAAGTGCGTATATAGGAATCATTGGGGCAACCATTGGTGTACTCATTTCCTATGCGATTAGCTTTGCCGCTAACAAGCTTTTACCAATCATTTTACAATCTGCTACAGGTGGTGGAACTAGTGAAATAGACTTTACGTTTTCATATATTCCGATAAGTCTTGTTGTGATATCAGTAGCCATTAGTATCGGAGTAGCTATGATTTCCGGGCTGCGTCCAGCTGTTAAAGCAACAAACATCAATGTGCTAGCGGCTTTAAGAAGGGAACTATAA